In the genome of Bacillus solimangrovi, one region contains:
- the flgD gene encoding flagellar hook assembly protein FlgD: protein MTTVDPSLYLQNYQSQNTGSGSNVLDKDAFIKILMTQLQNQDPSSPMEDKEFIAQMAQFSALEQTTNLNETMNNFINLEKQTQLVYFSEMIGKDILFEREVLGEEDTEPITETGQGTIKGVTMENGYMVYHLEDGTIIPETQVTEIQKASKHVASDNLISQASSLIGKNVTWTEEVEGQDGEIINETNQSIVSSVSFKDGKVTYVLESGHSIKGSDIVEISR from the coding sequence ATGACGACAGTTGATCCAAGTCTTTACTTGCAAAACTATCAATCTCAAAACACGGGCTCTGGTTCGAATGTTTTGGATAAAGATGCTTTTATTAAAATTTTAATGACTCAGCTTCAAAATCAAGACCCATCAAGTCCTATGGAAGATAAAGAATTTATTGCTCAAATGGCACAATTTTCTGCACTTGAACAAACGACTAATTTAAATGAAACGATGAATAACTTTATTAATCTTGAAAAGCAAACACAGCTCGTTTATTTTAGTGAGATGATCGGTAAAGATATTTTATTCGAACGAGAAGTATTAGGAGAAGAGGACACTGAACCGATTACAGAAACTGGTCAAGGCACTATTAAAGGGGTAACAATGGAGAATGGTTACATGGTTTATCATTTGGAAGACGGAACAATCATTCCAGAAACTCAAGTGACCGAAATCCAAAAAGCATCTAAACATGTGGCATCTGACAATTTAATTTCGCAAGCTAGTTCATTAATTGGTAAGAACGTTACTTGGACAGAAGAGGTCGAAGGTCAAGACGGTGAAATTATTAACGAGACAAATCAATCAATCGTGTCATCGGTAAGCTTTAAAGATGGAAAAGTAACATATGTACTTGAAAGTGGACATTCGATTAAAGGAAGTGACATCGTCGAAATTTCACGTTAA
- a CDS encoding MotE family protein, which translates to MEQIEKKHSKLQWFFFVIVFPLLTAITIVLIVLIMLGVNVFDLKNEVVNKVPVLSAVFDSEGVSPEEDPFLLRADLQNKEAQLANLNKLIEQKDQQIEQFQVEIDQLNEQIQAEAISEEKRQADIKSLAKTYSEMDEKPAAAIIEQLEDYEAAEIMLEMKDDERAEVFNVMDPSKAAIITQIIKDGLFVSN; encoded by the coding sequence ATGGAGCAAATTGAAAAAAAACATAGTAAGTTGCAATGGTTTTTCTTCGTTATTGTATTTCCGTTGTTAACAGCTATAACGATCGTTTTAATTGTTTTAATAATGTTAGGTGTTAATGTTTTTGATTTGAAAAATGAAGTTGTAAATAAAGTACCGGTGTTATCTGCTGTTTTCGATTCAGAAGGTGTATCTCCTGAAGAAGATCCTTTTTTACTGCGAGCAGATTTGCAAAATAAAGAAGCACAACTCGCAAATTTAAACAAACTGATAGAACAAAAGGATCAGCAAATCGAGCAATTTCAAGTTGAAATTGACCAATTGAATGAACAAATACAAGCTGAAGCAATTTCTGAAGAAAAACGACAAGCAGATATTAAATCATTAGCCAAGACGTATAGTGAAATGGATGAAAAGCCGGCTGCTGCCATCATTGAACAACTAGAAGATTATGAAGCTGCAGAAATTATGCTGGAAATGAAAGATGATGAAAGAGCTGAAGTGTTCAATGTGATGGATCCGTCTAAAGCTGCAATTATTACTCAAATTATTAAGGATGGATTGTTTGTTTCTAATTAA
- a CDS encoding flagellar hook protein FlgE has product MLRSMYSGIGGLRNFQTKLDVIGNNVANVNTYGYKKGRTTFSDMMSQNIAGASAATDNRGGTNAMQVGLGSSIASIDNIQTQGSLQTTGRSLDLAISGDGYFAVKNGNQQYYTRAGNFYLDNNGTLVTAEGMKVQGYNVEDDGTISNSISDIIVDSNAIMPAKTTEQIKIIGNLPANAVPGTTISQQTKIHDDNGNEHTIDIYFRSDGSDWEMYLNVHPDDPSNPTGIGIGFDQQTGISDETDYSWTSGDIELDGDTNTTEFSNGINIKFDHGDLTNTGSAANVGAQADGNGQGSLDSFEIGQKGEVNGVFSNGQVVTLANLAIATFSNNGGLSKAGNNLFQESINSGPANIGTPGDGRGSIAGGSLEMSNVDMSEEFTEMIVAQRGFQANTRIITTSDEILQELVNLKR; this is encoded by the coding sequence ATGTTACGTTCTATGTATTCTGGTATTGGAGGACTACGCAACTTTCAAACTAAGTTGGATGTTATCGGTAATAATGTGGCTAACGTAAATACTTATGGCTATAAAAAAGGTCGCACGACGTTTAGTGATATGATGTCACAAAATATTGCAGGTGCGAGTGCTGCAACTGATAATCGTGGTGGTACAAATGCCATGCAAGTTGGTCTCGGAAGTTCAATCGCATCAATTGATAATATTCAAACTCAAGGAAGCTTACAAACTACCGGTCGCTCTCTAGATCTGGCCATTTCAGGTGATGGTTATTTTGCTGTCAAAAATGGTAATCAACAGTATTACACACGTGCTGGTAATTTTTATTTAGATAATAATGGCACGTTGGTAACAGCGGAGGGAATGAAAGTCCAAGGTTACAATGTTGAAGACGATGGGACTATTTCAAATAGTATCAGTGATATAATAGTAGATTCTAATGCAATTATGCCAGCAAAAACTACTGAGCAAATAAAAATTATTGGAAACCTACCAGCGAATGCAGTACCCGGTACTACTATCTCTCAACAAACTAAGATTCATGATGATAATGGTAATGAGCATACCATTGATATATATTTTAGAAGCGATGGTTCAGATTGGGAAATGTATTTGAACGTTCATCCTGATGATCCGTCTAATCCAACTGGGATTGGTATTGGGTTTGATCAGCAAACAGGAATATCAGATGAAACTGATTATTCTTGGACTTCCGGTGACATAGAATTAGATGGAGACACCAATACTACAGAATTTAGTAATGGTATAAATATAAAGTTTGACCATGGAGACTTAACTAATACTGGTTCAGCAGCTAATGTCGGTGCTCAAGCGGATGGGAATGGACAAGGCTCACTTGATAGCTTTGAAATCGGTCAAAAAGGTGAAGTTAATGGTGTGTTTTCTAACGGTCAAGTTGTTACACTTGCTAATCTTGCCATAGCAACATTCTCTAACAACGGTGGTTTAAGTAAAGCCGGTAATAACTTATTCCAAGAATCGATTAACTCTGGTCCAGCAAATATAGGAACTCCAGGAGATGGACGTGGCTCTATAGCTGGTGGTTCACTTGAGATGTCTAACGTTGACATGTCAGAGGAGTTTACTGAGATGATTGTTGCAC
- a CDS encoding flagellar hook-length control protein FliK, which yields MNVAMLQQTSSTPKKQLSQNTNEPNRDQSFASQLADVSNPENEPQAASDGQQTTQESQDNVDLEKLEREIEAILDELPLEAGFINEEILQHPEIKALLTQLTTELAGKLEALFQGNQSIEAILDKVQKWQPLEKTVAMMISVAGAEKKTGQALMTEQFKRLAQQLTSNDVADVNSMSKLLSQPVKALSYVDSQTRLRLTSINRFNYNDKSEMGQSKVIDLSESMLSKFDPKLAIKVDNDTGSQKLQQVVNLTPTQSKSGMQQQFIEQFQKVMQQSKFSSFANGNSQLMLKLNPAHLGSLSIKLIQTNGEMAARIIASTQSAKELIEGNLSQLRHVFAAQNIQVEKFELNLQNQQQFQQTLKDQQGESQGKQQEKQENTNDDNHEQSFAKSFEDELVNLMT from the coding sequence ATGAATGTCGCAATGTTACAACAAACGTCTTCAACACCAAAAAAGCAATTGTCACAAAACACAAACGAGCCAAATCGTGACCAATCATTTGCTTCCCAATTAGCTGATGTTAGTAATCCGGAGAATGAACCTCAGGCAGCTTCTGATGGGCAACAAACAACTCAAGAAAGCCAAGATAATGTTGACCTAGAGAAGCTTGAACGGGAAATTGAAGCGATTTTGGACGAACTACCGCTCGAAGCAGGATTTATAAATGAAGAAATCTTGCAACACCCAGAAATTAAAGCTTTATTGACTCAATTGACAACAGAACTTGCTGGCAAATTAGAAGCGTTATTTCAAGGCAATCAATCGATTGAAGCGATCTTAGATAAAGTTCAAAAGTGGCAACCGCTAGAAAAAACTGTGGCAATGATGATTAGTGTAGCTGGAGCAGAGAAAAAAACTGGACAAGCTTTAATGACTGAACAGTTTAAGCGATTGGCACAGCAATTAACTAGTAACGATGTTGCAGATGTTAATTCGATGTCTAAATTATTAAGTCAACCAGTTAAAGCTTTATCATATGTTGATAGTCAGACTCGTTTAAGATTAACATCAATAAATAGATTTAATTATAATGATAAGTCTGAGATGGGACAATCGAAGGTTATAGATTTAAGTGAATCTATGCTATCGAAATTTGATCCCAAGTTGGCAATAAAAGTAGATAACGATACTGGTTCTCAAAAATTGCAACAAGTAGTTAATTTGACTCCAACGCAATCGAAGTCAGGTATGCAACAGCAGTTTATTGAACAGTTTCAAAAGGTAATGCAGCAAAGTAAATTTAGTTCATTTGCAAATGGTAATTCTCAGCTGATGTTAAAGCTGAATCCTGCTCATTTAGGGTCACTTTCAATTAAGTTGATTCAAACTAACGGAGAAATGGCTGCAAGAATTATTGCTTCTACTCAGTCTGCAAAAGAACTTATTGAAGGGAACTTAAGTCAGCTTCGACACGTATTTGCAGCACAAAACATACAAGTTGAGAAGTTTGAGCTTAATTTGCAAAATCAGCAGCAATTTCAACAAACGTTAAAAGATCAACAAGGTGAATCTCAAGGCAAACAACAAGAAAAACAAGAGAATACGAATGATGATAATCATGAACAATCTTTTGCTAAATCATTCGAAGATGAATTAGTAAATTTAATGACATAG
- a CDS encoding TIGR02530 family flagellar biosynthesis protein — protein MDHRIHHIQQTLPNALLKPKVKPAQQSNVSFKEQFNKSLEQTEQIKVSKHATQRLQERKIEIQDQLWNEISSKVQEAKHKGVKDALVLTNNSALIVSAKNNVVITAMNRQEAASQIFTNINGTIILDS, from the coding sequence ATGGATCACCGAATACATCATATCCAACAGACTTTGCCTAATGCATTATTAAAACCTAAGGTAAAACCAGCTCAACAAAGTAATGTAAGCTTTAAAGAGCAATTTAACAAATCTCTTGAACAAACAGAACAAATAAAAGTTAGCAAACATGCTACACAAAGATTACAAGAACGAAAGATTGAAATTCAGGATCAGTTATGGAATGAAATTTCATCAAAAGTTCAAGAAGCCAAACATAAAGGTGTTAAAGATGCTTTAGTTTTAACAAATAACTCAGCACTAATTGTAAGTGCGAAAAACAATGTTGTTATTACGGCCATGAATCGGCAAGAAGCAGCATCACAAATTTTCACTAATATTAATGGGACGATAATTTTAGATAGTTAG